DNA from Thiomicrorhabdus sp. Kp2:
CAGGGGCTGGGCAAGCTAAATCGGCTTGGGTATCAGACCCTTTGGGTAAAAAAACCAAAGCCAACTTTGCTTGGCAAGCAGAGAGTCAAACCGCCATTATAGAAATGGCACAAGCCTCGGGTATCACAAAAGTTCGCAAAGAAGAATTAAACCCGTTAAACACCCATACCTACGGTACTGGCCAACTGATTCAACAAGCGATTGACTTGGGGGCTAAAAAAATCATTCTGGGACTCGGTGGCTCAGCCACAAATGATGGCGGTGCCGGTGCTTTAATGGCATTAGGTGTACCAATGCTCAACAGCAAAAACCAATCTATTAACCTAGGTGGCCAAGCCCTAAAGGAGTTAGCCACAATTGGTGAAATCCCATCACACCTTTTGGAAATAGACTGGCAAATTGCTTGTGATGTTACCAATCCTTTACTGGGTGAAACAGGGGCAACAGCAATCTTTGGCCCACAAAAAGGTGGACAACCGCAACAACTTGAAATTTTAGAAAAAGCGTTAAGCCAATTTGCCAAAGTACTAGAGTCACATGCCAATAAGGCAGTTCATTTAGAATCTGGCGCAGGGGCGGCGGGCGGTATGGCCGCTGGCTTTATGGGATTGCTAAATGCCAAACTGGTACCTGGGTTTGATGTAATTAATGAAACACTCCAACTTGAAGCGCTTATTAAAAATCAAAATTTCGATTACAT
Protein-coding regions in this window:
- a CDS encoding glycerate kinase, encoding MSKPLSILLAPDSFKGSLDASDFCKIASQVIQAIAPTAQVFSRPMSDGGEGFVDSFVCAGAGQAKSAWVSDPLGKKTKANFAWQAESQTAIIEMAQASGITKVRKEELNPLNTHTYGTGQLIQQAIDLGAKKIILGLGGSATNDGGAGALMALGVPMLNSKNQSINLGGQALKELATIGEIPSHLLEIDWQIACDVTNPLLGETGATAIFGPQKGGQPQQLEILEKALSQFAKVLESHANKAVHLESGAGAAGGMAAGFMGLLNAKLVPGFDVINETLQLEALIKNQNFDYILTGEGRFDNQTRFGKLPLRIAELGQKYNVPTIGLCGSLTCSVEELPEFKAIFSIVNKVMDEHEAMGNAPYLLQQTLLSVIPLLK